TAGCACGGGCTACGCGATGGAATCTACCGGTGAAAAACTGACACACACGGAATATGGCGATAGACAACCTAagagaatcttcttcttcttcttcttctttttgtggtagaaatatttatattatgTCGAATGTCCAACGAGCCGTCAGCGCCGATGCATCACTCGACGACGGACGGACAGGCCAGTCattcctatttttttccccccaaaaaactgCTGGATGCGACTATACGTCAGCTCTCTATAGCGTTTCGGATTTCTAGGAAAATATTTGGATTTCTACTGGCCAGAttgaaaacacaaataaagaaaatcaacggCGATTCGAGTTTGTAGGTCTCACGAGACGGTCAATCAATAATTCGTTGCGCCGTGTCATCGATTCAGATTGACGATCAATAGCCAATCAAAAACCTTAGAGTTCCTTACATAATAGGCGTAGTTGCATTTCCCATCCTTTAGAAACtagtcaacattttcaaacaagCCGCTCTACACCCAAACTATCTCTCCCCGATGCTCGTTCATGTCCTGCGCGCCCAATGCCTCTACATGCATAGAGTATAGATCTCGGACTATCTAATTTCCCGTGCCTTACGGCTCTATTCAACCGGCACTTGATCAATCATCCGCACCGTTGAAAGGCCAATTTCCTATAGACGACGCTGTGCTGATGTGTACACCACAGCGGCGACGATGAGGGGCTAtgcccttcttcttttttaatttttccagcCGTGATTCCCACCCAACAAAAAAGCCCTCCTTTTCCTTCATAAAATTAGACAAGACCCGTCTCTCCTCTATCTGCAtgagacgagaaaaaaactgCTAGATTGAAAAGCTTTTAAGACTTGTACAGCTACTACTAATCGCTcaacgtaaaataaaaaaaaatgtaaacgatCCCAaatgggggagaaaaaacataaaaaaggcGAGGAGAGACACGGCACCGTTGCTGGTGTGGCCGCGCCGAATCGGTTCCTTTTGATGAGTcgacgaaaaaacaacaacaacacaaaatagtGAATCCCCTTCGCGCCGACAgataaaagggaaatgatgTTCAAACGTTCCGTCAAAATCGTGGAATTTGACAGTTTCAAgttgtctgtctgtgtgtgctgtggaAATTCCATTCAAAAAAGAGCGCGCGGACACCAAAGATATATAGAGAGATAGACGAGTTAGTCAATCGTTCTCACGGAGGAGCCAAAAAAGTCGGCTCATTATCATATGCCCAGCGCGTACAAATACTCAAGTACCGAATGTTCAACAAGGACTTTGACGTTCACTTTATCGAAACGACACCTCCCATTCAAACTGATGGgttattctctcttttttctttttgaatggaTGACGAAATGGGTGGATAGGGGGGGAGAGAATGATAataatgttcttcttcttacctttCAAAGAATTCGAACGGGCAGAGAAGAAGTGGCGACCGCTCGACTGGGGCGGCTGCTCCCAGCAGGACCTCAACGTCCCACCAAGAATCCTCGGTGAAGAATTGTAGCCGACCACTTCATCTCACTCTCAAAAAATCTCCCCTCGTTGTCAGCTGCTTCCTCCTCGTTCAGCTCATCTCGTCGGTTCATCTCGCCACAGGTGAGCTCATCGTTTTTCCAGTCCTGTTAACTTACTGCATGtaacctttcaaaaaaaagaaagaaaaagaaacatttgagaagaaaaaacagggTCTTGTTACTTAACACGAATGGCGAAATTTATTTCTGCGGTGTGTTGAACGATGATGGATCGAAAACTAAgtaaaactaataaaaacatTGGCGTGAATTTTCAACCATGTCGTCCTACGCCTTTTGCCCCGTTtcgttttcaatgtttttaacGATCCATCACTAAACGTTTTCAACGCCCCTTCCGACCGGATGTTTTTTGATTCTCGGCAGTTCAAAATCGTATACGggataaataaaatgttttatgaatactttccattttttttttttgtctctgtCAACAGGAAAGTCTGCGACAGCCACGGGCTCGACGACGGAATGTCCCCGTCTACTCGGAATGAGCTCCGGATCTATCCAAGATTGGCAAATTGCATCCAGCTCCCAGTGGACAGGCGTGGGCGAACTCGTCGAGTTCGGaggtggcagcagcagcagcagcactggcAGTGGCGGGAACGCCTTTAACAGCCAGGGCGGTTCGTGCCAACCGAAATACGCACGGCTTTATCAGAGCGGAAACAAAGCCTGGTGCGCAAAGCATCGATCCGTCGGCGAATGGATCCTAGTAGATTTGGGTGTTATATCGCAGGTTCGAATAATATAAATACATTCCCACTTTAGTCAAAGATCCGATTTCTCTTTGTCGTTCCATTCTTGACGTCTATTTGCCCTAATAACAAATTGTCAGTGAAACTGAGTAACTCAATTGTTATGCAATTCGATCCCACCGGATTCAAATTTCATCTCCCAAATAATGATCCCTGTGTGTGTACGTACCCGTAACTTGTTTCAATGGTTAGGTCACTGGAGTGATGACGCAAGGACGAGAGGAGGCAGACGAATGGGTAAGCGCCTACAGCATCTCCTACAGCGCCGACGCTTTCAAGTGGAGTTACGTCGTCGACGGCTACGGAAATCGACGCGTCTATCGCGGCAACGTAGACGCTTCCAGCGTCCGCTACAACTTGCTCGACCCGCCGCTGCAAACGCGCTTCGTCCGGCTGCACGTCATTGAATGGCGAGGGCGGCCCAGTCTCAGACTGGAAATCGTCGGCTGCCAAGGTCCGctagaaatagaagaaaaagtttcttttgaatGGAAAAGTTTGGCTTTAACTAATTCTCTAATTGGATGACCTTTAATAACGCAGAATGCAACCAAGTCATCACGGAATCGCCCAACGTCAAATTAACTTCCAGTTCCGTCCCGACGGCCGCCAAGAAGCACAGTTGCCAGCCAGACTCTGCTCACCTATTCAGCCACACGGGATGGTGCGCTAAGAAGCAAGACGGTAATAATTTCATTGttagaagaaagagaaactttTGAAAGGAAGAATTATTATCAATCGCCTTCTTTTACGGCAAACTTTTCTACCTCCCGAGTCAAACTTACATCccacaaaaagaataaaagactctggggtggtggtggtggtggcgccCAACAGCCCGACAGTTTGTTACACATCCCTCCAGTCACCCAGTTGATGTTCCGTTGGCGTGCGTCTAATTACAACACGCGTTCAGGAACActgaacaaaacaacaatccCAATGCAGTTTCACGGGTCCGTTTTCTCCAGCTCACTATATTCCCTTGTATTATAGCTgggttcttttgttttcctgaaaGCACAAAGACATTCATTTGCCCTTGCCCGTCGGGCCGGCAATATCTTTAAGGGAATAATCAAaggaatgagaaaagaaaagaatcatcGCCCGTCTTATAATTACCACTTTGGATCGACTATTAGTTGCCAATCCATCATCAAACCGTAGGGGCACACCAGACTCCATCATCCATCGCCAGTAATAAATAACGTCCGTGCCGTGCCACACGCGGGaatgaatcatcatcatcatcttcttctttctccttagTCCCGCCAATGTATCTCATGCGCCAATGTGATGATTGCGTCCAATATAGTCagtcctcctccttctccctcCAGAGAGATCCaccttcatttttcatctgattgttgttgttgttgtgtcatAAATTAGCGGATCAATGGATCCAATACGACTTGGGTCCGCCCAGACAGATTACGGGCGTCGTGACAAGAGGCCACGGTGGATGGGAGAGCAAACAACGGCACCACGTCTCCTGGGTCAGCTCCTACACCCTGTCGTACAGCAACGACACTCTCCTGTGGTTCTCCTACCGCGATGGCAACCACCTGGATCCCAaggtatttctttctttcctctaaatcaaaagttaaaaaaaaaaaaaaaaaaaatcttttctccaTGTACGTCCACAATTGCAATTCTAACCTTTACCCGACTTTGTTGAGACTGTGACACTGATGGACAGAGGCTGCATGCAGGAGACATTATTTATCTCTGGCGTCTCCTTGTGACGCCTTTCACGCTCCTCATGCGCAGGCAAAATAGTGACGGAAACGCTCATTGCTAAAAGAAGATTCAAATGAGCTCTGATGTCTCAGACTGGAAGAGAATAGACCGTTGGGTGGGAGAAGAAACACATCAAGAATAGAATCTCAAAAGATGTCACGAAAGAGATAATATACCACCACCGTGCACGGCAGGATctggcaaaagagaaaataaagatgAGGATTTAGCTAGACAGCAACCTCCCAAAATATTGAGCATGGTTACCGAGAGATTCACGGCaaactctccttttttttccttcttttactTCTTGTGTTGCGGGTTTCGTGCTCCAAGTGTCTGCCCGTGTGTCAAAGCCTCTCTTTTGGCATTCAAGTGGGTCGTAACTCCTGAAAGGGCTTTTCGGTGAGGATCTGGGCGgccttttttccctcctccttttacatttctttttcgcctAAAGTCTTGGCCGTTAAATTGACGTCTTTAGATGAGGGAAAGGGATAGTGGGGGTAGAGATATTTCCATGGAAATATGTGTGTATCCTTACGTTTACTGCCATGGCTTCATCTCAGGAGTGGTGGGATCTATTGTGCCgcagatttttatttgcttgttTGCAGtccgtccctttttttccctccaagTGGACCTTTCTCTTCTGGCGATAAAGGCATTTCGTACAAGCGCAAGAGACGTCCCTCCAGACACTGTTGACCTTTCCATTCAGCAGGACCGTGGACGACCGTCCGCGCGGTACACTCAACTTGTTTCCCCGACTGCAACCGAACGCTGTTATTTGCTCAaacattttcctctttcacGTGAGCGGGAGGGGGCTATTGCTGGAACAAACAGAGAGATCCGATTTTCTATCGGATTCTCAAGAGATCAATAAATAGAACATTAGattagaaagagagaaaaggaaaagaggaaaCGGATCTAATATCTAATAGATGCTTTCAGCTGTAACTGTAGAGTCTGCTACCCACTTTTGTTACAATAGATCTTTGGCGGAAACATGGACGGAGAGACCGAGCGACGACACTACCTCAATCACCCGTTCAGTGCCCGTTACGTCCGTCTTCATCCGTTGACCTGGCGGCACGGCATCGGCTTACGCGCAGCCCTGCTGGGCTGCCCTCACAAAGCGGGAAGCGACTGCGGGCCGGGATTCTTCCACGTCAACGCCGTCTCCGGATGCAGTACGTAACTAAATATAAATAcattctcctcttttctttttctttctttcttcttctcctttccatCGTCTGTCTTTTCTCGTGTTGACTCTCCAAACAGCCGCCACAAGAGCCTTTTTGAGTTTGATCGATGATGGGGAACCGAAATGTTTTTGTTCCTTATTCCCTGGCCCCAACAAACATTTCCACGGACGGCCGCTTGCGCTTGATCGCTTTCCCTGGCattgatttcttgttgttgcgtcTAATGCCATCATCAACTGTTTgtctctctcgttctctctcGTTTGCTAGTGGAAAATTTGGCCTATCACCACAATACGTGGCTGAATGACAAGCGCCATCTGTGGAAAGATTGGAAATACGGACGGGCGTCTTTGGCGGTGGACGGCGATTCGGACGCCAGCCTCCATCGCTGCGCCATCCTGGACAACTACTTTGTGGAAAACCCCGTCTGGATGGTCGATCTGGGCAAGAAAAGTAACATCAACGGCGTTGTTATTGCCACTTGGCAGGGCAAAGGTCAAGGTAAGCAACGGCTGGGAGCGAAGATGATATCAAATTAAAGGGACGGGGCACATTGAGCTGAtggaaagaatttcatttatcGGCAGACAAAACGGCCACTTACCGCGACTACCAGACCAACTTGGAGAAACTCACCGTTTACGTCTCCAATAAACCTCGTCTCGAGACAGCTGATTTACTGGCGGAGGCATCTTGTGGCCAGGTCAGTCGCAGTAATGACAGTCTCTTCCAACCACGTATCCACATCCAGTGCCAAGAGGATCTTCGAGGTCGCTATCTCTACATCCGAGCTTCGGCCGTGGCCAACCGCAAGGCCCGCCTCTTCTTCTCCGTTCTGTGCGAAGTTATGGTctactaaataataattattataacaATTACACAATCTCTCGACACGCtttgttttcccttcttcttttgctgctCCCTTTCTCTTCGTCTTTCGACTCTACTCCGGCATTCAAAATTATCAGCTATATCTCTGTTttcacctttaaaaaaaaagaacaaccaATTTTTAAGGCTTCCGGGTTTTCTTCGGCGTTCCATTGGCGTGTAAATATACCTCgcccaaacaaacaaaaaaaaaaaagaagaaaagataaaaacatcaaaacatTCGTTACATCAAACCAAAAGGGTTATTCAAACAACGCGCGCTTCATGTTATTTAGTAGAAGTCTCTCTGAATTAATTCCCATTATCCATGTTCTACATATAGCAGAATGTGTGTAAATACATCGTTAACGACgttgacatttctttttattttattttgttaattttcgaCCACACATGTCGTCGAAATTCtgtgaaatcaaaagaattatgAAAAGGGGAACAAATCTACGAGGAAAACAAACCCAAGTCGCGTTCACTGAAATCTCACGTGCCCATCTGATGTTGCAGGAGCATAACGGCCTCGCTTAGATTGGTCAATGTATTGTATCCGCTCTCGACCGCCAAGTTGAACGTTTTCTGGAGTAAAACATCGCCATTTTCTGTCACAGATAAAttcgtaaataaaaattaaacaagttCCGAGAAAACCTTTTGAACAAAAATCACCTTGGCATAGGAGGAGGAAATCTGGCAATCTTTCCAGAGCTGTTGTTACGACGGCAGCATTCCGATTATCCAGGCAGTCCAAATAATCCGGCAGTAGATCAGCGGATGCATAAGGATTGTCCTTTAGGTAGCGCAGGATGAGCATGTACGTCATGTTGCGGACCGTTTGGTTAGATGACGACATGAGAGGGCGAAGATCGGCAATGGCCCCTTCCAACGGAGCGCAAACAACTCGACCGCAAACGTTTTCCAAGTCTTGGAGAACCGTCACCACTTCTATAAGGCGCAACAACAAACcccggcaaaaaaaaaatacgccaaGAGAACAAGGTCGTTAAAAGTGAAGTGCATCTCAAGGTGCCGTCATGTGATTTATGTACAGACCTTCGTAATTATCAGATTGGCGCAATCTTGCCAGAATAGGACCTATTCGGATGCTGGAGCGGGTTGGGACCGTTGAGGGCTGGCGGTCCTCCTCGTTATCAGTGGGTCGGGGTCGCGATAGCGCCGACAAGAGGTCCTTTATAGCCGTCATCTCTGGATGGGTCACCTACGCGCGCGACACAAAAGAGACGCCATCAGCACAATGATTTATCGCGAGGGATTTTCCAAAGCGATAAACGCAATAAACAAGCAGACAGTTAACAAACCTGGAGATCGTGCAATAAAGGCACATGCTGTTGGAGACAGTGTGACGCGGCGAACGGAGCTGTCGCCacaaaatccaataaaaactGCAGGAATTTCTGAAGTAGTGGACCGATTGATTCTTTCACCGTTCGCTGGTTGCCAAAAAGACACCAAAATGATTTGAGCATGTCCTCGAGGGCCTCGCGATGATCAGGGGTAAAAAGGTTGGCGCTGAGTTGTTGGGCGATTCCAAGAATAGAGGAGAAAACATTCATATAGTTGCGTGAACGCAAGACAAACACGTCCAGGTGAGAGCGTCCTCGAAGGGCGGCAGCGAGGCAAGCAAATTGCCTTAAAAGCAGAAGTGGATGAGTGGCAGCCATTTTGCGGAGGGCAGTCTCGTAGTCTGCCATTTTTCTGGCGCCTTCTTTGCCCGGCTGAGGAGACGTAAGGGAAGAAATAAGCGTCAGGGCCATTGAATCGATGGAGCAAGGCACGGCCGTCAGTAGGGTTTTGCTGTCGTCAAACTGGGCAAACGACGTCTTGGGGAGTCTCGTTATGACATGTGGAGCTCGAACGTAAAGTCGTAGAAGTAATTGTTGGGCTGCTTTCTGTCTCTCGCTCTTTACCGCACTGCCCGCAAGGTCTGCCACATCTCGAGCCAATAACACTTCCATTTTGGTGGAACCTCCACAACATGAGAGTAGCAATTGACTCCGCTCTTGAAGGATGTGTAGTGCGCGATCCTTTTCCTGAGTCTGATGTACAAACTCGCTCATAATATATTCGGCCAGTCGAAACAACTACAaaattaagaagaaataaatacacGAAGGTCAACAAGCTTTTAATAATATTAGAACTGTGTGTAAAAGGATCCACACTAACCTGCTGATGATTTAGGTTAAGCAGCTCTTCCGGCTGCTGATGCTTTGGAACGTGCTTGTCTCTACCCTGCCAGAGCTTGGGAACTTTGATCAAAGCAGATAGAAAGTCCAGAACGACCTTAGCCTCAAAAGCGTCGATATCGCGAGCGCCCAGTAGTTTCTGAATACATTTGCGCAGCGTAGCCCAACTGGCTTGATGAACCAACATTGCGAGGGCATACGGACGACAAGATGGTGGGTTAGGCGTTTTACCAAACAACAACCGcatctaaaaaaacaaacaagacaaacaTTCCCATAAACAACAGCACATAGTGTTTGTTGCCTTccacaataaaaatgaaacgtaCCTCTAAATCAGGCTGGGCTGTAATAATTTCGGGATCCAGCAACTCCATCCAGTCGACCAAAAGGCCAACGAAGCTCGCCTTAAACCCACTTTGGCTCAAACTGCTCACAATACTTTTTACAAGTGAACGAGTATCGTTTGTTTCCAGTGCACGAGCGGCCAGTTGCTGCAAGTGACGCTCCAACCGCTTGGAGGACAAGTTCAATGTGTTGATATCGGCCGGGGTTGATTCAGATCTCAAGAGTCCGCGGGACTTGACAAATTGAAGAGCGATACTTTTCAGTGAACTATGTCCATCAGGAGTGACCGGAGCTATCTTCTGACAAATGTTCATCACAATCACCACAATATTTCCAGTACCAAGAGAATCCGCTGGTGAAGATGCTGCTGACGTCAAAAGTCGGAGCAAACCACACGAGAATGCAGGTTGGCGCTCTAAAGCCGCCAGCAAAAGTTCAAACTCATTCCTTGACACACTGGCAGACGCCAAGAGATTATCAAAAGCAATGGCACAAGCTTCAGTGGACGGCTGAGTGTTGGCACGAATTTCTCGAGTCAAAGCATTGCTCAAATTCCGGTAGGCCTTGTTCTTCTCCAGCTGACTGATCCGAATGACAGTTTTTATGTCAAAAAGTTGCCGCAGGACTGCAGAGGCATGATCGACAGTTACAATCGAGGGAGTGGATGCTGAACTGATCTTAGAAGGATGAGATGAAATGTCCAGGTGAGGACGCAGGGTCAGATTAAACGCCTTGCTGTCGGCGGTCGAACGAATTTCGGTATCTACCAACTGCATGATATCGGCAAAAAGCAATCCACCTCGAGCTCCTCTCGCCCATTGAATCTGCAATAATGTTTAGGtcaataaaacataaaagactttgaatatgaaaaaaaaaaataaaattataccTGGAGCAACTGCTGTATGTAAACTTTGTCTATGTCAACCTCGACGAAGGCAAAAGGATTCTCTTGCACCATTCGATCCAGAGTTTGCAGAAGCTTAGACATAGACAATACAGGAAAGCCGAAGGATTGAATAAAGAGGATCATCTGAGCCGGCTCCAAATCCTTTAAGGCAGTATCGACTATAGGATCAACAGAGCTTCGAATCATGCGAAGTTTGATCCAGTCAGGATAAAGATGGGCTTCCTCTGTCGTCTCGACTAAATAGGCCTGGGGTTGTACACCGCTGGCAGGAAACCAAATTTCTAGTAGTCGACCGAAACAGGTTGACTGCTGCTCAAGCTGAGGGGCTCCGTAAGTCAGCAGACTCACTATGGCGTGAACAACCATAATGTGAAGGGAAGCGGCTTCGCCAGATTGCCACTGTATCAAAACTTGGTCTTGATTCTCCGACCAAGTGTAGGATCCTTTGTTTGGCTCTCGTGCCTATTAAATACAAGTTTTATCATTTCAACtggccaaaaaattaattggaaaCAGCATTAATTACTTTGAGAAGGTAATGCCAAAAGAGTTGCAAGAAACATTCCAGCGTTTTTGCTGCTTGCAGCGTTTTGTTTGATGGTGAAGGTAAGAGAGCAGCAATTAAACTGCTACGCTCTACAATTACCTGGGCAAGATCCTGTAATTATAAAACCACAGTAATTACATATCATTTCGCTgataaaaaaagttacaatATAATTATTTACCAAGCTAAGATCAGCTTGGTCTTGAATTGGCTCTTCCAAAGCGCAGGTGGATAAGAACTTCAAGTACGCCGCTACGGCTTGTGGTTGCGTTTCAATTAGAAAGGCGGCCCGTAGAGCGGCAATCACGGCAGGGCGTACGGCTTCGAAATGTGGGATGGTAGGTAACTGATGAACAAGCCAAGAGAACTGGGAATCGTCTCCTGTTCCTTCGGAGCATGCACCATCACTCATGGTAATATCATCGTCTTTTACTGCCAAGACCACACTCAATGCCTATTATGCAAACGTAATGTATAATCATTGAACCGTATAATTATTTAAGCAAACTCGTTgattatgaaaataaactcTTACCGTGAGGGCTTGGTGACGGGCGAGAGCTTTCTGAGCACTCAATCGTCTCATCAAATAGTCTAGGACTTCACGGCATGCTTCGGGTAGTTGATTGGGATCAGTCAACAAAAGTCTTAGATGCTGGACCAACTGTTGGTGTTTGTGACGACGTTCCTTGCGTTTGCCGAGCTGTTGCTTACTATCGTCCATTAGATCATTAACAGGCAGATCATCAGCTGCTTCGTGCAGCAAAAACTCACAAAGACATTGAACAGGCAGAACGTTCCAAGCACCTTCATTGGACTCGACCAAATCAGCCAACCATGGCTTCGATTGCGCAGCTCCTTGCctacataaaaaataatttgcattGAAGAAAATTAGATTAGAATTTCGCTATTTGAAGTCATACTATTTCACATACCTATGCAGAATTTCCAATAAAAAGTCCGGTTGGCGACTTCGACAAAGTAGGTGACCCAGTCGAAGTGTTGCGTTCAAAGTTCGAAGCTGCTCAATAACAGCTGGAGGAGGTCGTCGAGTAGATCCTCGTGGATCAAGCGATGTCAACTAAAGTAAAATATTACAATGATTtgcaagaaaatcaaaagttaaGAGCGCTTTTAATACTTGACTAAGCAGCAAAGAATTGTTCTCGGTAATAACAGTTTTTGTAGAGGCGGCTGCTAGATGTGTTTCGAATTCCAAGATGGTTTGCTTTTCAATTGCAGCCACCTGCAACTCTGTCTGGTCTGTGGTACCAGAAGAAGTAGCGAAATCATTTGTGATACACATCTCCATCAATGCTCGTAGTGTAGGGAATGAATTCCATGCTTCAGACCCAAGACTGCCAGGATTATGAGCAATCAGCATCAATAGCATCAACCAAGCCTTCCAGTAAAGTGTGCTAATTGCCAGATTTGGAGGAGTATATCCttaagtaacaaaaaaattagcttGTGACGAATTAAGATAAGATTACACGCTTGAATACCTTGTGGCAAGACGATATTTTCAGGATAATGATAAGCTGTGAGGCGGAAAACCATGTCAAAAATTTCTTGGTTATCAGCCTCTAGCATAAGGAATCCTAGATTATGAACTGCTGCACATCGTCTTAATAATTGATCAGCCAGATCTAATGCGTCAGGAGCCGTAATTGGATGATCTTTTGACAAACCAATGAGCAGGATTTGGATCAATGAatcctgaaaaaataaaatgtggttaACAAATCATCAGTCGCAAAAGTTGGTTTTCAATTGGAAAATACCTCCATAACGGGAATTTCAGAAGCCAATCTTATCATAATGGGTCGATCCGACTCGAGTGGCCAACCGTCTTTATTGTAATAATGCTCTCCACTTTCCATAAACAAAACCTAAAATAAAGTTGTAGGTTAAGATTTAATGAACTATTAATTGAACGTTACAACACTTACTTTACGGAGACAGTGCATATAATCGACCCGATTGGGCTCAAACACGGACGGGATGGACGTTCTTAACCAGCTGATCGATTCTCTTTGGACGGCCGATGCTTGGACGTGAAACTGTCGGAAAAGTTCCATCTCTCTCAAATCTCCACGGGCGACCAAAGATGCTGATTCACGCACACCTGGACTTATGGCAAGGAAAATGCATAAAGTCGTCAAGTCTGCCAATGAATTCAAAAGCCGATCCTGGTATCAAAAGTCATTATATTATTTCGTATTGCTACTaacatggttttttttaaatactaccGAACCTTGAATTCGAATTCTCTGATTGCAACTTTGCGTCTCTCTTGCATACAACCGTGTAAAAGAGCTGCACAAAATGTCGGTAAAGGTAAGTCGTGGCGGAGAGCGCGAACCACTTCACGTAATAGTGCTCTAAAAACATATAACATTAATTATACCCAGTCCACGTCTGTGAATTGCAAATGCAAAATACCTGAGTGCCCGAAGGTAATCGTCACGATTGAGTAGAAGTTCCATAAAAACGTCCGCTAAAATTGTGGCAGCACGATCAGGCCACGGTTGGACCAAAACAGCCAGTACTGCCATGTTATTCGGTCCTCGAGAAGGGGAGAGCTCATTGAATATTAACAACCGCACAATGAGTGGAAGCTGGTCCACCTGCTGCTCGACCAATTCTTTAAAACAAGTTAGATATGTCTGGAGCAGCGGTTTACtctgaaaatcaaaagaagaaagtattactatttttgttctgaaattaaaacaaaaacattgacGTTATTACTACCTTTAATCTCAAACGTAGAAGAGCATTTAGAACATCTGTGTCTGTAGGAGCTTCGGTACTGCAATTGACGCAGATCGAGAGGAGGAGGTCGGTGGCTGGTCTCACAAGTTTTTGATTGGAAAGCCACATTTCCAATCGCTGGGCAGCTTGAGTTCTTACAGCGGGCAAACCAGCTGTTGATGTCAAAAACTTTAAGAAGTTCCTTGTAGTGAGGTCAGATGCCGGTTGCTGCCGTCTGAGAAACCATTGATTATATTACCCTAACCTTAATGCAactcaaatattttaataccTGCTTAAATGTTGATTTACTATTTCCATGACAAGTGCTTCTGCCATGTCTTTGAGATGTTGAAATCGAGGAATAACTCGAACCTAAGAAAAAGGTAACAATGAAAATACAACTATGTGCATAATTTAAATCCCACTTGTTACCTGTTGCTGATCGAGATGAGTTGAACCTCGAAGCAGCCCACCCTGACTGTTATCTGAATCCACGCTGGCAT
The window above is part of the Daphnia pulex isolate KAP4 chromosome 3, ASM2113471v1 genome. Proteins encoded here:
- the LOC124190223 gene encoding venom prothrombin activator pseutarin-C non-catalytic subunit-like isoform X1, producing the protein MMEPPPPWPCLFDYASSAMMESTQLDKQNSNGQRRSGDRSTGAAAPSRTSTSHQESSVKNCSRPLHLTLKKSPLVVSCFLLVQLISSVHLATGKSATATGSTTECPRLLGMSSGSIQDWQIASSSQWTGVGELVEFGGGSSSSSTGSGGNAFNSQGGSCQPKYARLYQSGNKAWCAKHRSVGEWILVDLGVISQVTGVMTQGREEADEWVSAYSISYSADAFKWSYVVDGYGNRRVYRGNVDASSVRYNLLDPPLQTRFVRLHVIEWRGRPSLRLEIVGCQECNQVITESPNVKLTSSSVPTAAKKHSCQPDSAHLFSHTGWCAKKQDADQWIQYDLGPPRQITGVVTRGHGGWESKQRHHVSWVSSYTLSYSNDTLLWFSYRDGNHLDPKIFGGNMDGETERRHYLNHPFSARYVRLHPLTWRHGIGLRAALLGCPHKAGSDCGPGFFHVNAVSGCMENLAYHHNTWLNDKRHLWKDWKYGRASLAVDGDSDASLHRCAILDNYFVENPVWMVDLGKKSNINGVVIATWQGKGQEFHLSADKTATYRDYQTNLEKLTVYVSNKPRLETADLLAEASCGQVSRSNDSLFQPRIHIQCQEDLRGRYLYIRASAVANRKARLFFSVLCEVMVY
- the LOC124190223 gene encoding venom prothrombin activator pseutarin-C non-catalytic subunit-like isoform X2, whose translation is MMEPPPPWPCLFDYASSAMMESTQLDKQNSNGQRRSGDRSTGAAAPSRTSTSHQESSVKNCSRPLHLTLKKSPLVVSCFLLVQLISSVHLATGKSATATGSTTECPRLLGMSSGSIQDWQIASSSQWTGVGELVEFGGGSSSSSTGSGGNAFNSQGGSCQPKYARLYQSGNKAWCAKHRSVGEWILVDLGVISQVTGVMTQGREEADEWVSAYSISYSADAFKWSYVVDGYGNRRVYRGNVDASSVRYNLLDPPLQTRFVRLHVIEWRGRPSLRLEIVGCQECNQVITESPNVKLTSSSVPTAAKKHSCQPDSAHLFSHTGWCAKKQDADQWIQYDLGPPRQITGVVTRGHGGWESKQRHHVSWVSSYTLSYSNDTLLWFSYRDGNHLDPKIFGGNMDGETERRHYLNHPFSARYVRLHPLTWRHGIGLRAALLGCPHKAGSDCGPGFFHVNAVSGCMENLAYHHNTWLNDKRHLWKDWKYGRASLAVDGDSDASLHRCAILDNYFVENPVWMVDLGKKSNINGVVIATWQGKGQDKTATYRDYQTNLEKLTVYVSNKPRLETADLLAEASCGQVSRSNDSLFQPRIHIQCQEDLRGRYLYIRASAVANRKARLFFSVLCEVMVY